The genomic region ACATTATCCGCCTGTTCAACCCCCCGACAAATCGCCTCTTCAAATACTTCTCCAGTTCGAATATCCGTCCTATTCGTCCAAACCGTGATGCTTGCTCGCCTCAAACTGTTACAAATCTTCTCCATCGTCGCCCTATCTGCATCGGCATAGGAGATAAACACCTGCGTCATCAAGTTATTGGTATTCTTAATACTTTCGGTAATATATTCGCAGTGCAAATCAGTGGGGATACAAGGTGGTTGCTCGTCTTTAAACCGTATCTTGAGCCAAGATTGAGCCTGCTGTTTTTCTTCTCCAATTAACAGGCAACTCGTTTGTTTCTGATTACGCTCCCACTCCAAAGCCTTGGCTAACAATTGAGTATGCTGTTGAACATAATCCTCATGTCTTTGGATGACCTTAATCAAATTGGCAAACGACTTCTCAAAATCGTCGATCCCCTCCTGGAACTCCAGTCGCTGAATTTTGCGGATAATCGGATGTGTTTGCTCCTTCAACTCGTCGGCTTTGACATGCAGTAACGGGATGATGCGTTTATGGCACTGAACCGCCAGTTCGATTTCTTTGCGGCAGTAGGAGGATTTAACCGAGTGCGGCGTAATGATAAACAGAAAGTTATGTGCCTTCTCGATTCCATCATCAATTTGAAGTTGATAGTCTACGCTATGAGGAATATCTCGTTTATCAAACCAAACTTTAAGACCTCGTTCAGTTAATTGTTGGTACAGCTTCTCGGCAAAGTCCTTGCTATCTGCTCGTCCATAGGAAATGAAGGCATCGAAAAACTTTATCATTTTAGGCACCCACACAAAGTAATAGATCGAGAACTTCGACAGGCGTTGAGACGATGAGATTATCTGTGTTTCGAAGAGGGAACCAAAAGGGCAATGGCCGGAAAGTGCACGGTTGAACACTATGCACTTTGCCTAGAAATATATCAAATGAATTAAGGGAGTGGATAAGCTGGGTTCAGTATAACTACTACTTAGGTGACATACCTTTCAAGGATATAATCCCGTGAGCTGCAATACATTCAAATGGAAAAACCCTTTAAGATCGCCATATCAAATGGATTAATGGCACCCGCCATTCAAGTTCAGTCTCTAGAGGACTTGCCCGCTGCTATGCGTGAACTTGCTCTTCACAGTCCGTGTCCCATCCTAGTAATTGTGGGTGGTGCAAGTAGGATGAGCGAGGCTGATCTAGCCCGTCTAAGAGCGTTATTTGTAAAGGTACTGGCTCCGCTGGCTGAAGAACTGGGTGCGTCTGTAGTGGATGGCGGAACGGATGCTGGCGTCATGCAGATGATGGGTCAAGCTCGTGCTGAGACAGCCGCTACGTTTCCCTTGATTGGTGTAACTCCAGTTGGAAAGGTGGCTCTTCCCGATCGAATTTCCGCCTCTAAAGTTACAGCATTGGAGCCGAACCACACTCACTTTGTCCTAGTGCCCGGTTCTAACTGGGGTGATGAATCGCCCTGGTTGGCTCATATTGCAAGTGTGCTGGCAAATGGAGCGCCGTCGGTCACAGTGCTAGTTAACGGCGGAGAGATTGCCTGGAAGGATGTGTCAGAGAACTTAAAAGCTAATCGACCATTGCTTGCTATTGCTGGTAGTGGTCGATTAGCTGATACACTAGCAGGCGAGCTGCGTGGGGAAGCAACTGATGAGCGAGCGAGGGAGTTGGTTGCTTCTGGGCTGGTGCGAGCGATTGACTTAACGGAAAGTTTTGATAGCCTGACTCGATCTCTCAACGAAATGTTTTTTGTTCGAGGGTGAATGCCTGAGGAAGTTATCCAGAAACCGAAAGGAGTTTGACATGTCTATCTATGACAAAGCAAACAAAAAGGCTGGACCGTATAAACTCCTGGCTCTCGACGGTGGTGGCATCCGTGGGCTAATTACGCTTGCGGTATTGGCTGAAATTGAAGCTAGCTTGCGAGAAGCCTTAGGTCGCGACGAGAGTTTTGTCTTAGCTGATTATTTTGATTACATTGCAGGTACAAGTACGGGTGCGATCATCGCAACTGCCCTTTCCTTGGGTATGTCTGTAGCAGATATTCAGAAATTTTATAGGGAAACTGGTGAGAAGATGTTTGCCAAGGCGTTCATCCTCAGACGCCTCCGCTACAGGTACGAAGATGAAAATCTCTCAAGTGAGCTTAAGAATGTATTTGGAGAGGATACCACCTTCGGTAGTGAACGTCTGAAAACTCTTCTGATGCTGGTAATGCGTAACGCCACCACAGACTCCCCCTGGCCACTCTCGAATAACCCGCACGCCAAATACAACGACCCTAAAAGACCAAGCTCCAACTTGCAACTTCCCCTTTGGCAGCTTGTCCGAGCCAGTACTGCCGCTCCAGTTTTTTTTCCACCTGAAGTCATTCAGTTAGCTGGCAAAGAGTTTATTTTCGTCGATGGCGGTGTGACTCCCTATAACAACCCAGCATTCCAACTCTTCCTGATGGCCACTCTCGAACCCTATCAACTGATGTGGCCCTCCGGGGAGAACAAGATGCTGTTGGTGTCGGTCGGTACTGGCATCACCCCTAACGTTAATCCAGAACTTAAAGCCTCTAGTATGCATCTAGCCTATAATGCAGAGACTATCCCGCTCGCACTTATGCTTGCTACCCAGTACGAACAAGACTTTCTGTGTCGCATTTTCGGCAAGTGTTTGTTAGGCGATGCTCTTGACCGGGAGGTAGGTGACCTGCTGGAGACAAAGGGACCTATGGAATCAAAGCTTTTTACATACATGCGCTACAATACCGAACTGACTCGTGAGGGCTTGGATAAGTTAGGTGGATTGGACGATATTAGACCTGAGCATGTCCAGTCGATGGATTCAGTGGAGCATATGGCTGAGCTGGAGCGCATAGGACAAGCGATCGCTAAAAAAGTAAAACGGGAGCACTTCATTAGTTTTTTGCACTCACCCTGATGCTTGACGAGATGCTGCCATTCTTCGATCGCTTTACGCCAAATGGCTATAGAACGGGAACCCTGACTACAGGACTAGACTGACCATCGCTTTGGGTCAGGTTTGAGGATCAATTATATAAATTAAGCAATGAACTATCCCGTCCGCTTGCAGACGGGATAGTTCAATTTATCCAGAATTGTCAGAATTACATTAATTATCTAGAACACTGATCTCAGCTATTTGTCTTTGATAAATTTGTAAAAATAGATGTCAAACTGCATACATTGTTGACTTGGTATTCTGCGTACCCGGTTCAACATAGGAGCGCACCAGGCACCATTTGGGGTTTGCATTAGTCTCCATACGGGTCTTGGAAACTGCCATCTTACTCCAGCCAAAATTTGACTACATAACCCTTCGACCCACTGTGACTGGGAGTGAGGGTATGCTTCTCGCCATAGAGTTATTAAATCGTTGAGCTTCGAGCCTCTTTCAAAGCTTGGAACATTAAAGAGTTGCTCACAATACTTATCAGATTCACTAATTAGGCAATTGTTCTGAATAATCTCATTCACATCCTGAATCGTTTGCTCTTCCCATGCTTGGCAAACTTGTTTTGCCTGTTGTAAGGTAATCTCAAGCTGTAAAAATGGATAAGCGGGCCATTCTTCAGAAAGCTCCTCTCTTTCAGGAGGTAGTACCTGCTGCATATCTTGAAAGAAACGAGCGGCAGCGGCAATGACTTCCTGACCATTTGGGTGAAAATCAGTAACACAATCTGAGCGGTCAGGAAAAA from Trichocoleus sp. FACHB-46 harbors:
- a CDS encoding patatin-like phospholipase family protein, translating into MSIYDKANKKAGPYKLLALDGGGIRGLITLAVLAEIEASLREALGRDESFVLADYFDYIAGTSTGAIIATALSLGMSVADIQKFYRETGEKMFAKAFILRRLRYRYEDENLSSELKNVFGEDTTFGSERLKTLLMLVMRNATTDSPWPLSNNPHAKYNDPKRPSSNLQLPLWQLVRASTAAPVFFPPEVIQLAGKEFIFVDGGVTPYNNPAFQLFLMATLEPYQLMWPSGENKMLLVSVGTGITPNVNPELKASSMHLAYNAETIPLALMLATQYEQDFLCRIFGKCLLGDALDREVGDLLETKGPMESKLFTYMRYNTELTREGLDKLGGLDDIRPEHVQSMDSVEHMAELERIGQAIAKKVKREHFISFLHSP